In Nitrospinota bacterium, a single genomic region encodes these proteins:
- a CDS encoding tetratricopeptide repeat protein, which translates to MKVLVADDMSNMRRTIRGMLRQMGIENVAEASNGEEALQKIRSEKIDFVVTDWNMPKLSGMDLLRSIRADEDNRSVPILMITAEITEEQIAHAAESLVDGYIIKPFVFNIFENKMQEVLEKRAKPHPIEIAINVGKAFTEKKLYDKAVEVYAKGLQKFPKSARLMVALGNVLAEKGDTGRAEDMFKKANQVNPLFIKGHEGLSTLLEKQGRTDEALKALEKAAKISPNNPVRQKNIGKIHLKHGDKAKAQIAFKVALRQAGNDDRLSAEIGEAFMDAGMEDQAATAFKQSLASDPKNLSVYNRLGIALRKKGRYNEAIAEYRKALAVAPKDEALHFNLAKALFEAKKYDESLDMLNRALKLDPEFKEAMELKKQVESVNMSF; encoded by the coding sequence ATGAAAGTCCTGGTTGCGGACGATATGAGCAACATGCGAAGGACCATACGGGGCATGCTGAGGCAAATGGGGATTGAAAACGTTGCTGAAGCCTCAAATGGGGAAGAAGCCCTTCAAAAAATCAGGTCGGAGAAAATCGATTTTGTAGTTACCGACTGGAACATGCCGAAATTAAGCGGTATGGACCTTTTAAGATCCATAAGAGCGGATGAGGACAATAGAAGCGTGCCTATTCTGATGATAACCGCGGAAATAACCGAAGAGCAGATAGCTCACGCGGCGGAAAGCCTTGTTGACGGGTACATTATCAAGCCTTTTGTGTTCAATATATTTGAAAACAAGATGCAGGAAGTCCTTGAAAAACGCGCAAAACCGCATCCGATCGAGATCGCGATAAACGTAGGCAAGGCTTTCACAGAAAAAAAACTGTACGACAAGGCGGTAGAGGTGTACGCAAAGGGGTTGCAGAAATTTCCAAAGTCAGCGCGGTTGATGGTTGCCTTGGGGAATGTTCTTGCCGAAAAAGGGGATACCGGTAGGGCAGAGGACATGTTCAAAAAAGCGAATCAGGTCAATCCGCTGTTTATCAAGGGGCATGAAGGGCTTTCCACTTTGTTGGAGAAACAGGGTAGAACGGATGAGGCTCTGAAAGCTCTGGAAAAAGCGGCTAAGATCAGTCCGAACAACCCTGTTCGCCAGAAAAATATCGGTAAAATCCATCTGAAGCATGGCGATAAGGCAAAAGCGCAAATCGCCTTCAAGGTCGCCTTGAGACAGGCCGGGAATGATGACCGTCTTTCTGCCGAGATTGGAGAAGCGTTCATGGATGCGGGGATGGAGGACCAGGCCGCTACGGCGTTCAAGCAGTCTCTAGCTTCGGATCCGAAAAATCTCAGCGTCTACAACCGTCTTGGTATAGCGCTCAGAAAGAAGGGGCGATATAACGAAGCGATCGCGGAGTATCGAAAAGCTCTTGCCGTGGCGCCGAAAGATGAAGCACTGCACTTCAACCTGGCAAAAGCGCTGTTTGAAGCAAAAAAATATGACGAGTCTCTTGATATGTTGAACAGAGCATTAAAGCTGGATCCGGAATTCAAAGAGGCGATGGAGCTTAAAAAGCAGGTTGAATCCGTTAATATGAGTTTCTAG
- a CDS encoding ATP-binding protein, which yields MADKVESERKKRGVSGKITKSTRILIVSEDNEFNDSSSAFLSKFGYTVGVAGDIETVKACFKEGAPSINILLVDLYISFDDPLEVMSYVRREMPGVEIVAVCYPDDTGKIMESQVKGKVNGILPKSAGIPEMFEDMIGALASKTFSGTDESARLRELESAMEVAHVLSAPSLDLQQKLDICLGIVLKHFEAGRGSILIVDEKADELEIVANSRRELVGVRVPLNDISVVSWVARNKRPLNVGDLSNVEEFDFQKSSEYKRDPFLSFPIISEDKLLGVFNITDKESGLFKREDEVALGSFLDRIAVTMDNALLVDSVRLEREKLRIANKELKKLEELKNNLVSMLVHDLKGPIGEVMANLSLLEEAELKDFEKDTLLIARAGIDNLQGMVMDILDVNRMEEGKFHLNYSSIDMRDIAKKKIEMMDGLMKMDNKRIVMQETGSNFIAKLDASIISRVLANLVTNANNYTPDGGKITIRVEDIGPNKIRVGVQDEGPGVPEEFKEIIFMKFGQVKGDQRRSKYSTGLGLTFCKMAMDAHGGEIWVEDAPEIGSIFYFTLNR from the coding sequence TTGGCAGACAAAGTGGAATCAGAAAGGAAAAAGAGAGGGGTATCCGGGAAGATAACCAAATCTACCCGTATTCTCATCGTTTCCGAAGATAACGAATTCAACGACTCATCCTCTGCTTTCCTGTCTAAATTTGGGTATACCGTCGGAGTCGCTGGGGATATCGAAACAGTTAAGGCGTGCTTTAAGGAAGGGGCGCCGTCGATAAATATCCTGCTGGTTGATCTTTATATTTCCTTTGATGATCCACTTGAGGTTATGTCCTATGTCCGGAGGGAGATGCCGGGAGTTGAAATAGTCGCCGTTTGCTATCCGGACGATACCGGAAAAATAATGGAGAGTCAGGTAAAGGGGAAAGTAAACGGAATACTTCCCAAATCGGCCGGTATACCTGAAATGTTTGAGGATATGATCGGGGCGCTGGCGTCTAAAACATTCTCGGGAACCGATGAATCGGCCCGTCTCCGTGAACTTGAAAGCGCGATGGAGGTCGCGCATGTTCTATCTGCGCCATCTCTTGATTTACAGCAGAAGCTCGATATCTGTCTCGGTATAGTTCTAAAGCATTTTGAGGCTGGAAGGGGATCAATACTCATAGTTGACGAGAAGGCGGATGAACTCGAAATAGTCGCAAACTCCAGAAGGGAACTGGTCGGCGTAAGGGTTCCGCTGAACGATATCTCGGTAGTCTCTTGGGTCGCTAGAAATAAAAGGCCGTTAAACGTCGGCGACCTCTCGAATGTTGAGGAATTTGATTTTCAGAAGTCATCGGAATATAAAAGGGACCCTTTCCTCTCTTTTCCAATAATCAGCGAGGACAAACTGCTCGGAGTGTTCAATATAACTGACAAGGAATCGGGGTTATTTAAAAGGGAAGACGAAGTAGCGCTTGGGAGTTTTCTTGACAGAATAGCGGTGACCATGGATAACGCGCTATTGGTGGATAGCGTTCGCTTGGAGCGTGAGAAGCTTCGGATCGCTAATAAGGAACTTAAGAAGCTGGAAGAGCTTAAAAACAATCTTGTAAGCATGCTGGTGCATGATCTAAAGGGCCCTATCGGTGAGGTAATGGCAAACCTGAGCCTCCTAGAAGAGGCTGAACTTAAGGACTTTGAAAAGGACACTCTTCTTATAGCCAGGGCCGGGATCGACAATCTGCAGGGAATGGTCATGGATATCCTGGACGTAAACAGGATGGAAGAAGGGAAGTTCCACCTTAATTACAGCAGTATCGATATGCGGGATATTGCGAAAAAGAAGATAGAAATGATGGATGGCCTGATGAAGATGGATAACAAGCGAATTGTTATGCAGGAAACCGGCTCCAATTTTATAGCAAAGTTGGATGCTTCCATTATTTCAAGGGTTCTGGCAAATCTGGTTACCAACGCCAATAATTACACTCCTGACGGTGGAAAGATCACAATTCGTGTCGAGGATATCGGCCCAAATAAAATACGGGTCGGGGTGCAGGATGAAGGGCCGGGCGTCCCCGAGGAGTTCAAGGAGATAATATTCATGAAATTCGGACAGGTGAAGGGTGACCAGAGAAGAAGCAAGTACAGTACAGGTCTTGGCCTAACATTCTGTAAAATGGCGATGGATGCCCATGGTGGGGAAATATGGGTTGAGGACGCCCCTGAAATCGGTTCCATCTTCTATTTCACGTTGAATCGGTAG
- a CDS encoding 2-dehydropantoate 2-reductase, with protein sequence MKILILGSGAVGGYFGAKLAKGGNTLYFSARGRQLEALRTSGLHIESIGGNFDIQTMASERFDPIEDLDLILVCVKVGDTRAILPQIKEQTGKDTVVISLQNGVDSVDMLKEAVAEDKIMEGIAFIGSNLYEPGRIRHTASGSVTIGELNGKNSERAERIRKVFEDAGVECRISSKIQNAKWEKLVWNAGFNGLAAITGASVGKILSFEPTRNIVISLMREVVDVAQKSGIDIRQNSIDRHISVSEKMDDVIPSMLQDVRADRKTEIEFINGKIVREGMRIGVPVPYNELIWASVSMIDKRRESRT encoded by the coding sequence ATGAAAATCCTTATTTTGGGGTCTGGTGCGGTCGGAGGCTATTTTGGGGCAAAACTGGCCAAAGGAGGAAATACCCTTTATTTCAGCGCCCGGGGGAGACAGCTGGAGGCTTTGCGCACAAGCGGCCTCCATATTGAAAGCATCGGCGGTAATTTCGATATTCAAACCATGGCTAGCGAACGGTTCGATCCAATTGAAGATCTCGACCTGATACTTGTTTGCGTGAAAGTCGGCGACACGCGTGCCATCCTCCCGCAAATAAAGGAGCAGACGGGGAAAGATACTGTCGTAATAAGCCTGCAAAACGGGGTCGACAGCGTTGATATGCTGAAAGAAGCCGTTGCCGAAGATAAAATAATGGAGGGCATAGCTTTCATCGGCTCAAACCTCTATGAACCGGGGAGGATAAGGCATACCGCTTCAGGGTCGGTAACTATTGGAGAGCTGAACGGGAAAAATAGTGAAAGAGCCGAGCGCATAAGAAAGGTATTCGAAGATGCGGGGGTAGAGTGCAGGATCTCATCAAAAATCCAGAATGCAAAATGGGAAAAACTTGTCTGGAATGCCGGCTTTAACGGTTTGGCCGCCATTACCGGAGCTTCCGTCGGGAAGATACTCTCCTTTGAACCGACAAGGAATATTGTCATAAGCCTCATGCGGGAGGTTGTCGACGTGGCTCAAAAGTCAGGCATTGATATTCGGCAAAACTCCATCGATCGCCACATCTCGGTATCGGAAAAGATGGACGATGTCATACCTTCCATGCTGCAGGATGTACGGGCGGACAGAAAGACAGAGATTGAGTTCATCAACGGCAAGATCGTTCGTGAAGGGATGCGCATTGGAGTGCCAGTCCCATACAACGAATTGATCTGGGCCTCAGTTTCGATGATCGATAAGAGGCGTGAAAGCCGTACATAA
- a CDS encoding WecB/TagA/CpsF family glycosyltransferase, translating to MNNESGITIFGVPVDPLSMDDALKEVDDAVKSRRNLNIAFLNAGKLVAMENDSLLRESVLSADLRLADGQSVVWGCRFLGHKLPGRVAGVDLMMNMMKAGAGKGYRFFLFGARQEVIEKSVEEAKRKFGGINIAGFRNGYFSEAEEEGIADEIRDSGADILFVAMSSPKKEIFQKKYQERMGVPVIMGVGGSFDILAGKTKRAPMFLQRLGLEWFYRFLQEPGRMWKRYLAGNTLFILMVLRCRLGICNCCKR from the coding sequence ATGAACAACGAAAGCGGAATAACGATTTTCGGAGTACCGGTTGATCCGTTGTCGATGGATGATGCGCTGAAAGAGGTGGATGACGCGGTTAAGAGCAGACGCAACCTTAATATAGCTTTTCTGAACGCGGGGAAGCTTGTTGCGATGGAGAATGACTCGTTGCTTCGCGAATCGGTTCTGTCAGCGGACCTGAGGCTTGCCGACGGACAGTCGGTAGTATGGGGGTGCAGGTTCCTTGGGCATAAGCTCCCCGGAAGGGTGGCAGGCGTGGACCTGATGATGAACATGATGAAAGCAGGAGCAGGGAAAGGGTACCGCTTTTTTCTTTTCGGGGCGAGGCAGGAGGTTATCGAAAAGAGCGTCGAGGAAGCCAAAAGAAAATTCGGCGGGATCAATATCGCGGGTTTCCGAAACGGGTATTTTAGCGAAGCGGAAGAAGAGGGGATTGCCGACGAGATAAGGGATTCCGGCGCCGATATACTGTTCGTCGCAATGAGTTCTCCGAAGAAGGAGATTTTCCAGAAGAAGTACCAGGAAAGAATGGGTGTCCCGGTCATAATGGGGGTAGGAGGGAGTTTCGACATCCTGGCTGGGAAGACGAAGCGCGCTCCGATGTTCCTGCAAAGGCTCGGGCTTGAATGGTTTTACAGGTTCCTTCAGGAGCCGGGGAGAATGTGGAAACGTTACCTTGCTGGGAATACCCTGTTCATCCTTATGGTGCTCCGTTGCCGTCTCGGTATCTGCAACTGTTGCAAGAGATAG
- the asnB gene encoding asparagine synthase (glutamine-hydrolyzing) — protein MCGIAGWINHDGSPVNIEKLGKMGDVLAHRGPDASGNWSEGGTGFAHKRLSIIDIEGGAQPMLSASGRYAITYNGELYNFRELREKYLKDYPFSTSSDTEVILASYERWGESCVTRFNGIFAFAIWDREERRLFCARDHYGVKPFYYTGNGKRLLFASEIKSLLAADPSLAEMNIDALNRALIYRYSPSPDTLFNDVEKLRPGHFLICDKGKVSIERYFYREMSNGKSDPREYEERASQKLDDAVRRQLIADVPVGALLSGGVDSTLLTTLASRHYGSSLTAFTVGFKGGGGTDERKLAESTAKRLGIRHEKLEIDAGDFFSAFEKTVYHLEEPIATTSALPLFLLCGEIGKSHKVVLSGQGVDELFGGYFRHLAEKLSSGVRPVFASGIISKLLSAGAGSGKLGRAFYSLGEKDDLKRFMKIFSLFNMEARAGLMRSVPEEDISPLRYYLGDLKDMDSLNRMLYLELRTSLADDLLFYTDKVSMAHSVEVRVPFLDRDFASYVESLSSDHKIRGWKRKHLFRQIAKRHIPHEVLNRKKLGFETPFDEWLRKDLFSLVRETVCDPSSFSSQIFRDGAVESMLNLHAEGKGNFSKQLFMILSLEIWSKKFGVKAG, from the coding sequence ATGTGCGGAATTGCAGGCTGGATAAATCACGATGGCTCGCCGGTCAATATTGAAAAACTGGGGAAGATGGGGGATGTATTGGCGCATCGAGGTCCCGATGCAAGCGGCAACTGGAGCGAAGGGGGAACAGGATTCGCGCACAAAAGGCTTTCCATTATAGATATCGAGGGGGGCGCACAGCCGATGCTCTCCGCATCTGGACGATACGCTATCACCTATAACGGTGAGCTTTACAATTTCCGGGAGCTACGGGAAAAATACCTAAAGGATTATCCGTTCTCCACTTCCTCCGATACGGAGGTGATACTTGCCTCGTATGAAAGATGGGGGGAGAGCTGTGTAACCCGTTTCAACGGGATATTCGCCTTTGCGATATGGGACAGGGAGGAGAGGCGGCTTTTCTGCGCGCGGGATCATTACGGGGTAAAGCCGTTCTATTACACCGGCAACGGAAAGAGGCTCCTCTTCGCATCCGAGATAAAATCTCTCCTCGCAGCCGACCCGTCGCTGGCGGAGATGAACATTGATGCGCTCAACAGGGCGCTCATATACAGGTATTCACCTTCGCCTGATACTCTTTTCAATGATGTGGAGAAGCTGAGGCCGGGGCATTTCCTTATCTGTGATAAAGGTAAAGTTTCCATAGAGCGATATTTCTACCGGGAAATGAGCAACGGCAAGAGTGACCCGCGGGAGTATGAGGAGCGGGCTTCCCAAAAGCTTGACGATGCCGTACGGAGGCAGTTGATAGCCGATGTTCCGGTGGGGGCGCTGTTAAGCGGCGGGGTAGATTCCACGCTCCTTACTACGCTGGCTTCGAGGCATTACGGCAGTTCCCTTACCGCTTTTACCGTCGGCTTCAAGGGGGGGGGCGGAACGGATGAGCGGAAACTGGCGGAATCGACGGCGAAACGTCTTGGCATTCGGCATGAAAAACTTGAGATAGACGCTGGCGATTTTTTCAGCGCATTTGAAAAGACCGTTTATCACCTTGAAGAGCCGATAGCCACAACCTCGGCCCTCCCTCTTTTCCTGCTCTGTGGGGAAATAGGGAAGAGCCATAAGGTTGTGCTTTCGGGGCAGGGGGTTGACGAACTGTTCGGCGGGTACTTCCGCCACCTTGCCGAGAAGCTTTCGAGCGGGGTGAGGCCGGTATTTGCATCGGGGATAATTTCAAAACTCCTCTCTGCGGGAGCGGGGAGCGGCAAGCTCGGCAGGGCTTTCTACTCTCTTGGCGAGAAGGACGATCTGAAAAGATTCATGAAGATATTCTCCCTTTTCAACATGGAAGCGCGGGCAGGCTTGATGCGTAGCGTTCCAGAGGAAGACATCTCACCGCTGAGATACTACCTGGGCGATCTAAAGGATATGGATTCGCTAAACAGAATGCTTTACCTTGAGCTTCGCACCTCACTTGCAGATGACCTCCTCTTCTATACCGACAAGGTATCTATGGCGCACTCCGTGGAGGTGCGCGTGCCGTTTCTCGACCGGGATTTTGCATCCTATGTTGAATCCCTCTCCTCCGACCATAAGATCCGGGGGTGGAAAAGGAAGCATCTGTTCAGACAGATAGCAAAAAGGCATATCCCCCATGAAGTGCTGAACCGAAAGAAACTCGGCTTTGAAACTCCGTTCGACGAATGGCTGAGGAAGGATCTCTTTTCGCTTGTCCGGGAAACCGTTTGTGACCCCTCCTCGTTCTCCTCGCAGATATTCAGGGACGGAGCTGTCGAATCAATGTTGAACCTGCACGCGGAAGGGAAGGGGAATTTTTCAAAACAGCTCTTTATGATACTTTCGCTTGAGATATGGTCGAAAAAGTTTGGCGTAAAGGCCGGGTGA
- a CDS encoding DNA translocase FtsK 4TM domain-containing protein, with product MPDFSVKYRAMEKRGGLRKDNLAKEVGGVFLIAFTLLMVVSLVSYSQDDIARHAGENGNGALQNLAGITGAYLSVFMIHAFGGASIAIPVISLALGMLLFRENSKKHAAALVVGGALFIISSCILLFVIWTHDPRYPHLPGGGFMGKILAEQILVKVLARPGAGIFGATLFFLSILIATRLSVWEFWELLKEVSTRGWVLLEAGIRKFSTRVMEGEISISEKMAEKTMYDEAPIISAPISEPAQPKIIKKESAKQSPVDHEFMPEQTNLPLVEDGVYSLPPISILNKAPQINREKSDKELLANSQILTKKLADFGIEGRVTMVLPGPVITLYEFEPAAGVKVSRIVNLADDLAMGLRAVSVRILAPVPGKAVVGIEVPNLKVELGGIREILESSEFRESESKLTMVLGKDTSGLPVVTDLASIPHLLIAGATGSGKSVGLNAMIMSILYKATPAEVNFIMIDPKMLELSVYDGIPHLISPVVTNPKKAANALKWAVEEMERRYQLLAGVGFRNIGSYNSWVREFLKEQAASGKKKEKKAKTFEVDSNGPVEEVEDEIKPLPYVVVVIDELADLMMVASKEVEDSLARLAQMARASGIHLLVATQRPSVDVLTGLIKANFPARMSYQVTSRIDSRTILDSIGAEKLLGKGDMLFLPPGTSRLRRIHGPLVTDDEINETVNFLKKQGKPRYNEDILKSHAKTDEVAINGGEEDDDDEYFEQAVELVAQSRVASISMIQRRLRIGYNRAARIIETMEAKGMVGPADGAKPRQVLIPSITDHEDA from the coding sequence ATGCCCGATTTTAGCGTAAAATATCGAGCAATGGAGAAACGTGGCGGATTGCGAAAAGACAATCTTGCAAAAGAAGTTGGAGGCGTGTTCCTTATCGCCTTTACATTGCTGATGGTGGTGAGCCTCGTATCGTACAGTCAGGACGATATTGCAAGGCACGCGGGCGAAAACGGGAACGGAGCACTTCAAAACCTTGCCGGGATCACAGGGGCATACCTTTCAGTTTTCATGATCCACGCCTTTGGCGGCGCGTCGATCGCCATCCCGGTAATATCGCTTGCGCTGGGGATGCTCCTTTTCAGGGAAAACTCCAAGAAACACGCCGCGGCGCTGGTGGTTGGAGGAGCGCTTTTCATAATTTCCTCGTGCATACTCCTTTTCGTTATCTGGACGCACGATCCACGCTATCCCCATCTCCCTGGCGGGGGCTTCATGGGGAAAATACTGGCAGAGCAGATCCTCGTTAAGGTGCTCGCCAGGCCCGGCGCCGGAATATTCGGAGCAACGCTCTTCTTCCTCTCAATACTCATTGCCACCAGGCTTAGCGTTTGGGAATTCTGGGAGCTGTTGAAAGAGGTCTCCACGAGGGGGTGGGTGCTCCTTGAAGCGGGTATCAGGAAATTCTCAACCAGGGTGATGGAAGGGGAAATTTCAATCTCCGAAAAGATGGCGGAAAAAACAATGTACGACGAAGCGCCGATAATCTCCGCACCGATCTCGGAGCCTGCTCAGCCTAAAATCATTAAAAAGGAATCGGCAAAACAGTCGCCTGTCGATCATGAGTTCATGCCGGAACAGACGAACCTCCCGCTAGTCGAGGACGGGGTCTACTCGCTCCCTCCGATATCCATCCTAAACAAGGCTCCGCAAATAAACAGGGAAAAGAGCGACAAGGAGCTTTTGGCCAACTCGCAGATACTTACGAAGAAACTTGCCGATTTCGGCATCGAGGGGCGCGTAACGATGGTGCTTCCCGGCCCGGTGATAACTCTTTATGAATTTGAACCGGCGGCGGGGGTGAAAGTAAGCAGGATAGTGAACCTCGCCGACGACCTTGCCATGGGGCTTCGTGCCGTATCGGTTCGAATACTTGCCCCTGTGCCGGGGAAAGCGGTTGTGGGGATAGAGGTTCCAAACCTGAAGGTAGAGCTTGGCGGTATCCGGGAGATACTCGAATCGTCCGAGTTCCGGGAATCGGAATCGAAATTGACGATGGTGCTTGGAAAAGACACCTCCGGCCTCCCTGTTGTGACAGATCTTGCTTCGATACCGCATCTGTTGATCGCGGGGGCAACAGGCTCCGGCAAGTCCGTTGGGCTAAACGCTATGATCATGTCCATCCTGTATAAAGCGACCCCGGCCGAAGTGAATTTTATAATGATCGATCCGAAGATGCTGGAACTCTCCGTGTACGACGGCATACCCCACCTCATTTCCCCCGTTGTCACAAACCCAAAGAAGGCGGCGAACGCGCTTAAATGGGCTGTTGAGGAGATGGAGAGGAGGTACCAGCTCCTTGCGGGCGTCGGCTTCAGGAACATAGGTTCGTATAACAGTTGGGTAAGGGAGTTCCTCAAGGAGCAGGCGGCATCGGGGAAGAAGAAGGAGAAAAAGGCGAAGACATTTGAAGTCGATTCCAATGGGCCGGTAGAGGAAGTGGAAGATGAGATAAAGCCGCTACCATACGTCGTTGTAGTAATAGACGAGCTTGCGGATCTTATGATGGTCGCCTCGAAAGAGGTGGAGGACTCGCTTGCGAGACTGGCGCAGATGGCGCGCGCGAGCGGAATTCATCTCCTCGTTGCCACGCAGAGGCCTTCGGTCGACGTGCTCACAGGTCTGATAAAAGCGAATTTCCCGGCCCGCATGTCGTACCAGGTGACGTCGAGGATAGACAGCAGGACGATCCTCGATTCCATAGGGGCGGAAAAACTCCTCGGCAAGGGGGATATGCTTTTCCTTCCGCCGGGAACGTCCCGGCTCAGGAGGATACATGGACCGCTTGTTACAGACGATGAGATAAACGAAACGGTGAACTTCCTTAAAAAGCAGGGGAAGCCGAGATATAACGAAGATATATTGAAAAGCCACGCAAAAACCGATGAGGTAGCGATAAATGGCGGAGAAGAGGACGATGACGACGAATATTTCGAGCAGGCTGTCGAGCTTGTCGCGCAGTCGAGGGTGGCAAGCATAAGCATGATACAAAGAAGGCTTAGGATAGGCTATAACAGGGCGGCAAGGATAATCGAAACGATGGAAGCAAAGGGGATGGTTGGGCCGGCCGACGGGGCGAAGCCGAGACAGGTTCTTATCCCGTCGATAACTGACCATGAAGATGCATGA
- a CDS encoding sulfurtransferase TusA family protein, whose product MGTVKADVTLDFKGMTCPHPIVEAKKILDRMEAGKVMLLISNCQATKDDVISWTKRTGNELLKQDAKGDVHNFYIKKG is encoded by the coding sequence ATGGGAACAGTAAAGGCGGACGTAACGCTCGATTTCAAAGGGATGACCTGCCCCCATCCGATAGTTGAGGCGAAAAAGATCCTCGACAGGATGGAAGCAGGAAAGGTGATGCTGCTTATTTCGAACTGCCAGGCTACGAAGGACGACGTAATCAGCTGGACGAAACGGACGGGGAACGAGCTGTTGAAACAGGATGCAAAAGGGGACGTTCACAACTTCTACATAAAAAAGGGGTAG
- the nadB gene encoding L-aspartate oxidase, whose translation MHKSPVLKFDFVVVGSGLAGLTFALDAAKKGTVAVITKRAIDVATTSFAQGGIAAVWADDDSFAVHMQDTITAGAGLCREDAVKVLVENGPASIERLIELGAKFTHMKKDPSSPLSLRQEGGHSRRRIVHAADLTGREIERALIEAVKAEKNITLFEDHTAIDLVLKSRIEGSLDENESVVGVFVLSPEFGQVKTFIAPITYLATGGAGKVYLYTSNPDISTGDGIAMAYRAGANIANMEFMQFHPTCLYHPEAKSFLISEAVRGEGGLLRLMDGSTFMEHYHKLGCLAPRDIVARAIDAEMKKRGYDYIYLDVTHLEGFRVREEFPNIYRTLLEYGIDMTKEMIPVVPAAHYICGGIDVDTWGRTSLPGLYAGGENACTGVHGANRLASNSLLEALVFSHRAAQKALEEWKPAEISIKNPWTTGNAVNSDEQIVIAQNWDEIRRLMWSYVAIHRSNKRLERAKRRMELLHEEIREYYHDFIVIADLVELRNIATCASLIIESAMKRRESRGLHSNMDYPDKLPGKPLETTICRKEELERRWRKSAVVF comes from the coding sequence TTGCATAAATCGCCGGTTTTGAAATTCGATTTTGTCGTCGTCGGTTCGGGACTTGCCGGCCTTACCTTCGCGCTTGACGCGGCAAAGAAAGGGACGGTTGCTGTCATCACCAAGCGGGCGATCGATGTGGCGACCACCAGTTTCGCGCAGGGTGGTATTGCCGCCGTATGGGCGGACGACGATTCCTTCGCTGTTCACATGCAGGATACGATAACCGCCGGCGCCGGCCTCTGCAGAGAGGACGCCGTGAAGGTGCTCGTCGAAAACGGGCCTGCGTCGATTGAGAGATTGATAGAGCTCGGCGCGAAATTCACCCATATGAAAAAGGATCCTTCCTCCCCGCTCTCTCTCAGGCAGGAGGGGGGGCACTCGCGCCGAAGGATAGTTCATGCCGCCGACCTGACCGGACGTGAAATAGAGCGCGCGCTGATAGAAGCGGTAAAGGCGGAGAAGAACATCACGCTTTTCGAGGATCATACCGCTATCGACCTCGTCCTGAAATCGCGCATTGAAGGGAGTCTCGACGAAAATGAGAGCGTAGTCGGCGTATTCGTGCTCTCGCCGGAATTCGGTCAGGTAAAAACGTTTATCGCTCCGATCACCTACCTGGCGACAGGTGGCGCGGGCAAGGTCTATCTCTACACCTCCAATCCCGATATATCGACCGGCGATGGAATAGCCATGGCCTATCGCGCGGGGGCGAATATCGCGAACATGGAGTTCATGCAGTTCCACCCGACATGCCTCTACCACCCGGAAGCGAAATCGTTTCTCATTTCCGAGGCGGTGCGGGGGGAAGGGGGATTGCTGAGGCTTATGGACGGCTCCACCTTCATGGAGCATTACCACAAACTCGGATGCCTCGCGCCGAGGGATATAGTCGCCAGGGCAATCGATGCAGAGATGAAGAAGCGGGGCTACGACTACATATACCTGGACGTAACCCACCTTGAAGGGTTCCGTGTGCGCGAGGAGTTCCCGAATATTTACCGCACCCTTCTGGAATACGGGATCGACATGACGAAGGAGATGATACCGGTCGTTCCGGCGGCGCATTACATATGCGGGGGGATAGACGTTGACACATGGGGAAGGACGTCGCTTCCGGGCCTTTATGCCGGGGGTGAGAACGCCTGTACCGGGGTGCATGGCGCAAACAGGCTAGCCAGCAACTCCCTTCTCGAAGCGCTTGTCTTTTCGCACAGGGCGGCGCAGAAGGCGCTTGAGGAGTGGAAACCTGCCGAGATATCGATAAAAAATCCGTGGACGACAGGCAACGCGGTAAATTCCGACGAACAGATAGTCATCGCGCAGAACTGGGACGAAATACGTCGTCTCATGTGGAGCTATGTGGCGATACACCGCTCCAACAAACGGCTTGAGAGGGCCAAGAGGAGAATGGAGCTTCTCCACGAGGAGATAAGGGAGTATTACCACGACTTCATCGTCATCGCCGATCTGGTGGAGCTTCGCAACATCGCGACGTGCGCAAGCCTTATAATAGAATCCGCCATGAAGAGGCGGGAGAGCCGGGGGCTTCACTCCAACATGGATTATCCGGATAAGCTGCCGGGCAAGCCGCTTGAAACGACCATCTGCAGAAAAGAGGAGCTTGAAAGGCGGTGGAGGAAGTCGGCGGTTGTCTTTTAA